A part of Melittangium boletus DSM 14713 genomic DNA contains:
- the tsf gene encoding translation elongation factor Ts yields MAEVSATMVKELREKTGAGLMDCKKALAESAGDFVKAEEWLRKKLGSKLAGKSGRVAAEGLVGTYVHGGRIGVLVEVNCETDFVARNADFQDLVKEVAMHIAAANPQYVTREEVPSEVLEKEKEILREQLKQQGKPEAMWDKILVGKVEKYYEGVCLVDQLWVKDDKKKISEMISDRAGKIGEKVSVRRFVRYEVGAGIEKKKDDLAAEVAKTLGQA; encoded by the coding sequence ATGGCCGAGGTCAGCGCCACGATGGTGAAGGAACTCCGCGAGAAGACCGGCGCGGGTTTGATGGATTGCAAGAAGGCGCTCGCCGAGTCCGCTGGTGACTTCGTCAAGGCCGAGGAGTGGCTGCGCAAGAAGCTCGGCTCCAAGCTGGCGGGCAAGTCTGGCCGCGTGGCCGCCGAGGGTCTGGTGGGCACCTACGTGCACGGTGGCCGTATCGGCGTGCTCGTGGAGGTCAACTGCGAGACGGACTTCGTCGCCCGCAACGCGGACTTCCAGGACCTGGTGAAGGAGGTGGCCATGCACATCGCCGCCGCCAATCCCCAGTACGTCACCCGCGAGGAAGTTCCCTCCGAGGTGCTGGAGAAGGAGAAGGAGATCCTCCGCGAGCAGCTCAAGCAGCAGGGCAAGCCCGAGGCCATGTGGGACAAGATCCTCGTGGGCAAGGTGGAGAAGTACTACGAGGGCGTGTGCCTCGTGGACCAGCTCTGGGTGAAGGACGACAAGAAGAAGATCAGCGAGATGATCTCCGACCGCGCGGGTAAGATTGGCGAGAAGGTCTCCGTGCGCCGCTTCGTCCGCTACGAGGTGGGCGCGGGCATCGAGAAGAAGAAGGATGACCTGGCCGCCGAGGTCGCCAAGACGCTGGGCCAGGCGTAA
- the pyrH gene encoding UMP kinase — MSAPASPSRYKRILLKLSGEALMGDGKYGIHPPTLTRIAEELKEIAQAGVELAVVIGGGNIFRGVAGSTEGMDRASADYMGMLATCINSMALQDALEKQGCHTRVLSAIKMEQIAEPYIRRRAVRHLEKGRIVIFAAGTGNPYFTTDTAASLRAMEINAEVILKATKVDGVYNADPKKDPAARRYRTLTYMDVLKQNLNVMDSTAISLCMDNKLPIIVFDLTQRGNIGKAILGDLGEIGTLVGVGETAWA; from the coding sequence ATGTCCGCTCCCGCCTCCCCGTCCCGTTACAAGCGCATCCTCCTCAAGCTGTCGGGCGAAGCCCTGATGGGCGATGGAAAGTACGGCATCCACCCCCCCACGCTCACGCGCATCGCCGAGGAGTTGAAGGAAATCGCCCAGGCCGGCGTGGAACTCGCCGTGGTCATCGGCGGCGGCAACATCTTCCGCGGCGTGGCCGGTTCCACCGAGGGGATGGATCGTGCGAGCGCCGACTACATGGGCATGCTCGCCACCTGCATCAACTCCATGGCCCTGCAGGACGCCCTGGAGAAGCAGGGCTGCCACACCCGGGTGCTCTCGGCCATCAAGATGGAGCAGATCGCCGAGCCCTACATCCGCCGGCGCGCGGTGCGCCACCTGGAGAAGGGCCGCATCGTCATCTTCGCCGCGGGCACCGGCAACCCCTACTTCACCACCGACACGGCCGCTTCCCTGCGCGCCATGGAGATCAACGCCGAGGTCATCCTCAAGGCGACCAAGGTGGACGGGGTCTACAACGCGGATCCGAAGAAGGATCCCGCGGCGCGCCGCTACCGGACGCTCACCTACATGGACGTCCTCAAGCAGAACCTGAACGTGATGGACTCCACCGCCATCTCGCTGTGCATGGACAACAAGCTGCCCATCATCGTCTTCGACCTCACCCAGCGCGGGAACATCGGCAAGGCCATCCTGGGCGACCTGGGCGAGATTGGGACCCTGGTGGGAGTGGGCGAGACCGCGTGGGCCTGA
- the frr gene encoding ribosome recycling factor codes for MADVVTDLKGRIDKSLEDLNRELTKVRTGRASANLLEGIRVSQYGTPVPLNGVANITTPEPRLIIIKPWDKSVLKDIEKAIREANLGINPMNDGEVIRLPFPPLTEERRKEIAKQVKTKGEDHKVAIRNIRRDANEALKAQLKDKKITEDDHKRLTEKVQKETDEGVKKIDEIISKKEKEVMAV; via the coding sequence ATGGCAGACGTCGTGACCGATCTGAAGGGCCGTATCGACAAGTCGCTCGAGGATCTCAATAGGGAGCTCACGAAGGTGCGCACCGGCCGCGCCAGCGCCAACCTGCTGGAGGGCATCCGGGTCAGCCAGTACGGCACGCCTGTTCCGCTCAACGGCGTGGCCAACATCACCACGCCCGAGCCCCGGCTCATCATCATCAAGCCCTGGGACAAGAGCGTCCTCAAGGACATCGAGAAGGCCATCCGCGAGGCCAACCTCGGCATCAACCCGATGAACGACGGCGAGGTCATCCGCCTGCCCTTCCCGCCGCTCACCGAGGAGCGGCGCAAGGAAATCGCCAAGCAGGTGAAGACCAAGGGCGAGGATCACAAGGTCGCCATCCGCAACATCCGCCGCGACGCCAACGAGGCACTCAAGGCGCAGCTCAAGGACAAGAAGATCACCGAGGACGACCACAAGCGTCTGACGGAGAAGGTCCAGAAGGAGACGGATGAGGGCGTGAAGAAGATCGACGAGATCATCTCCAAGAAGGAGAAGGAAGTGATGGCGGTCTGA
- a CDS encoding diguanylate cyclase, which yields MAFTLVAEPSASVAGALRRFLENAGHEVTVASTVQEGLERVRELAPALVLASITEGFDGEALCRHVKEEAPAIPVLLLYLPEEENPESRAAAAGAEACLVGPLKRATVVSCVSLLMQLSKAREAVSVVRTEMQLMQHQNQGPRPVAASSAADLEFLKRLLFMEVKRSRRYRYPISYLLLEPDRYAELLAPLPASQRTSALAEILRRLTEALRDIDVAVPFAEGRFIVFLPYTPYEGALVVAERLRQRVKEVESVPGLTASMGLSVFEPSAAKGQAQVSFGSLMKEAGEALRRAQAAGGDRVEGGRLTPAE from the coding sequence ATGGCCTTCACTCTCGTCGCGGAGCCATCCGCCTCGGTCGCCGGGGCCCTGCGCCGCTTCCTGGAGAACGCTGGCCACGAGGTGACGGTGGCGAGTACGGTCCAGGAGGGCCTGGAGCGGGTGCGCGAACTGGCGCCCGCCCTCGTCCTGGCCTCCATCACGGAGGGCTTCGATGGAGAAGCCCTCTGCCGTCACGTGAAGGAGGAGGCTCCGGCCATTCCGGTGCTCCTGCTCTATCTGCCCGAGGAGGAGAATCCCGAGTCGCGCGCGGCCGCGGCCGGGGCCGAGGCCTGCCTGGTGGGGCCCCTCAAGCGCGCCACCGTGGTGTCGTGCGTGAGCCTGCTCATGCAGCTGTCCAAGGCCCGTGAAGCCGTGTCCGTGGTGCGCACCGAGATGCAGCTCATGCAGCACCAGAACCAGGGGCCCCGCCCGGTGGCGGCCTCGTCCGCGGCGGACCTCGAGTTCCTCAAGCGGCTGCTGTTCATGGAAGTCAAGCGCAGCCGCCGCTACCGCTACCCCATCTCCTACCTGCTGTTGGAGCCGGACCGTTACGCGGAGCTCCTCGCGCCGCTGCCGGCCTCGCAGCGCACGTCCGCGCTGGCGGAGATCCTCCGGCGGCTCACCGAGGCGCTGCGGGACATCGACGTGGCCGTGCCCTTCGCCGAGGGGCGCTTCATCGTCTTCCTGCCCTACACCCCCTATGAGGGCGCGCTGGTGGTGGCCGAGCGGTTGCGCCAGCGGGTGAAGGAAGTGGAGTCCGTGCCGGGGCTGACGGCGTCCATGGGGTTGTCGGTGTTCGAGCCCTCGGCCGCCAAGGGCCAGGCGCAGGTGAGCTTCGGCAGCCTCATGAAGGAGGCGGGAGAGGCCCTGCGGCGCGCGCAAGCGGCGGGGGGAGATCGCGTCGAGGGTGGACGCCTGACTCCCGCGGAGTAG
- the cyaY gene encoding iron donor protein CyaY has protein sequence MMDEATYSGLVAAAFKRILAAADGFDPDVLEADSTGDMLTLTSASREKCIVNTQRAVRQIWVAGGGQGIHFSYEPGQGLWLDDKGKGLELFRFVSDVVRSMSGEALTY, from the coding sequence ATGATGGATGAAGCCACGTACAGTGGACTCGTCGCCGCGGCGTTCAAGCGCATCCTCGCCGCCGCGGATGGGTTCGATCCGGACGTGCTGGAGGCCGACAGCACGGGTGACATGCTCACCCTGACCTCGGCCTCGCGCGAGAAGTGCATCGTCAACACCCAGCGCGCCGTGAGGCAGATCTGGGTCGCCGGCGGTGGCCAGGGCATCCACTTCTCCTATGAGCCCGGCCAGGGACTCTGGCTGGACGACAAGGGCAAGGGGCTGGAGCTGTTCCGCTTCGTGTCGGACGTGGTGCGCTCCATGTCCGGTGAAGCGCTCACCTACTGA
- a CDS encoding SixA phosphatase family protein, with product MRIFLVRHGEADAEAPEGLGDEARALTAKARTNTAVHFASLAERIGKVALVFTSPLVRTVQTAQLLSTKLEHEGPLRVHRCLLPDMPVGSVMSMLDEHVGEDIVLVGHQPSMGALATHLLGMQSFPKQVSPGTVIAIERPDGIEPGAAPAQAKLLFFASPGQQVLEVLQ from the coding sequence TTGAGGATCTTCCTGGTAAGGCACGGCGAGGCGGACGCGGAGGCCCCCGAGGGACTCGGCGACGAAGCGCGCGCGCTCACTGCCAAGGCTCGCACCAACACGGCCGTGCACTTCGCGTCTCTCGCGGAGCGGATCGGTAAGGTCGCGCTCGTGTTCACGAGCCCGCTGGTGCGCACGGTCCAAACGGCCCAGTTGCTCTCCACCAAGCTCGAGCACGAGGGCCCCCTGCGCGTGCACCGGTGCCTCCTGCCGGACATGCCGGTGGGCTCCGTGATGTCCATGCTCGACGAGCATGTCGGAGAGGACATCGTGCTCGTGGGGCACCAGCCGTCCATGGGCGCCCTGGCCACGCACCTGCTGGGCATGCAGTCCTTCCCCAAGCAGGTCAGCCCCGGCACCGTCATCGCCATCGAGCGCCCGGACGGCATCGAACCCGGAGCCGCCCCCGCCCAGGCGAAGCTGCTCTTCTTCGCGTCCCCGGGCCAGCAGGTGCTCGAGGTCCTGCAGTAG
- a CDS encoding FAD-dependent oxidoreductase has translation MRSLNALPSNDGPTLTLGLPGFGFEDLYRPRGLRRLSEHFDTQLAADEPDLFQLFDAYRKSGGQSLKGAAESELLIRVARHVSTFIARLFGLEADSDRLARALKSELPLFDFKREFITRRVFKKGAQDRPTLAEYPSLDARMRLMLSLAFPEALASDDVERALAESLLTLMDLERLFSGTTGNLAPLTPEQSETLRVKWTGVRAALLSSPEGKDAFGSSLVTQGDDAAELVSVRNLLSLADRWTYARALHPEMKELFHKWPTHRVPKPLVFDQLVALERPDANMPEATQGSEHHLRYRDGFKLTDPRGTQREVMGEVDYCVICHERQKDSCSTGFTAKDPVAEGHTFKKNPLGIPLTGCPLDERISEAHVLKREGNPLASLAMVMVDNPMCPGTGHRICNDCMKACIFQKQEPVNIPMVETAALTDVLGLPWGFEIYGLLTRWNPLNVRRPYALPYVGRNMLVVGMGPAGYTLSHYLLNEGFGVVGIDGLKIEPFPDELVGRHGKALTPIHDWSALTRELDERIQEGFGGVSEYGITVRWDKNFLTLLHLTLERRENLRIYGGVRFGGTLTIDDAWRMGFDHIAIAAGAGKPTIIGMKNNLIRGIRKASDFLMALQLTGAFKRDSLTNLQVRLPAIVIGGGLTGIDTATELMAYYPVQVEKTLDRHDKLVAELGEEAVLARLDAEEKSTYLTFLEHGRAVRSEREAAKAEGRAPDFIRLVRAWGGVSLVYRRGLTESPAYRLNHEEVAKALEEGIRFIERMSPVEALPDEKGAVKAIRFERMVTKDGKLRGSGEFFELPARTVCVAAGTAPNVTYEKEYPGTFELDENREYFKSYELAEGPEGFTLSHVEPVEDIAAKVGFFTSYRQGGHFISYFGDNHPTYAGNVVKAMASAKDGYPEVARLYAKEVAALDFQDELAQARRDEKLAAHFATLDEALLAHVVTVNRLTPTIVEVVVKAPFAAQHFEPGQFYRLQNFERLAPVVDGVPLTMEGLALTGAWVDKEKGLMGTIVLEMGSSSRLCAALKPGEPVALMGPTGAPTEIAHNETVLLVGGGLGNAVLFSIARSLKTAGCKVVYFAGFRHRTDVFKHEEIEAATDQVVWSVDAGDLIETRRPQDSAFRGNVVQAMLAYAKGELSAPPVASFSQVDRIIAIGSDRMMRAVQEARHNVLQPYLKPDHEAIGSINSPMQCMMKEICAQCLQRHVDPKTGKETWVFSCFNQDQRLDEVDFANLNQRLRGNTVLEKMSDLYLAQLLKKVPGLRRV, from the coding sequence ATGCGCTCCTTGAACGCCCTTCCTTCCAACGACGGCCCCACGCTGACCCTCGGTCTCCCTGGCTTCGGCTTCGAGGATTTGTACCGCCCTCGCGGACTGCGCCGGCTGTCCGAACACTTCGACACCCAGCTCGCCGCGGACGAGCCCGACCTCTTCCAGCTCTTCGATGCCTACCGGAAGTCCGGCGGCCAGAGCCTCAAGGGCGCCGCCGAGTCCGAGCTGCTCATCCGCGTGGCGCGCCACGTGTCGACCTTCATCGCGCGGCTCTTCGGCCTGGAAGCCGACTCGGACCGGCTCGCCCGAGCGCTCAAGAGCGAGCTGCCGCTCTTCGACTTCAAGCGCGAGTTCATCACCCGCCGCGTCTTCAAGAAGGGCGCGCAGGATCGCCCCACCCTGGCGGAGTACCCCTCGCTGGACGCGCGGATGCGGCTGATGCTGTCGCTCGCCTTCCCGGAAGCGCTCGCCAGCGACGACGTGGAGCGGGCCCTGGCCGAGTCACTCCTCACGTTGATGGACCTGGAGCGGCTCTTCTCCGGCACCACCGGCAACCTGGCGCCGCTCACCCCCGAGCAGTCCGAGACCCTGCGCGTCAAGTGGACGGGCGTGCGCGCCGCGCTCCTGTCCTCGCCCGAGGGCAAGGACGCCTTCGGCTCCAGCCTGGTGACGCAAGGCGACGACGCGGCGGAGCTGGTGTCGGTGCGCAACCTGCTGTCGCTCGCGGACCGCTGGACGTACGCGCGCGCGCTGCACCCGGAGATGAAGGAGCTGTTCCACAAGTGGCCCACGCACCGGGTGCCCAAGCCGCTGGTGTTCGACCAGCTCGTGGCGCTCGAGCGCCCGGACGCGAACATGCCCGAGGCCACGCAGGGCTCCGAGCACCACCTGCGCTACCGCGATGGCTTCAAGCTGACGGATCCGCGCGGCACCCAGCGCGAGGTGATGGGCGAGGTGGACTACTGCGTCATCTGCCACGAGCGGCAGAAGGACTCGTGCTCCACGGGCTTCACCGCGAAGGATCCCGTGGCCGAGGGTCACACCTTCAAGAAGAACCCGCTGGGCATTCCGCTCACCGGCTGCCCGCTGGACGAGCGCATCTCGGAAGCGCACGTCCTCAAGCGCGAGGGCAATCCGCTCGCGTCGCTGGCCATGGTGATGGTGGACAACCCCATGTGCCCGGGCACCGGCCACCGCATCTGCAACGACTGCATGAAGGCCTGCATCTTCCAGAAGCAGGAGCCGGTCAACATCCCCATGGTGGAGACGGCGGCGCTGACGGACGTGCTCGGCCTGCCCTGGGGCTTTGAAATCTACGGCCTGCTCACGCGCTGGAACCCGCTCAACGTGCGCCGCCCGTACGCGCTGCCGTACGTGGGCCGCAACATGCTCGTGGTGGGCATGGGCCCGGCGGGCTACACGCTCTCGCACTACCTGCTCAACGAGGGCTTCGGCGTGGTGGGCATCGATGGCCTGAAGATCGAGCCCTTCCCGGACGAGCTCGTGGGCCGCCACGGCAAGGCGCTCACGCCCATCCACGACTGGAGCGCGCTCACCCGCGAGCTGGACGAGCGCATTCAAGAGGGCTTCGGCGGCGTGTCCGAGTACGGCATCACCGTGCGCTGGGACAAGAACTTCCTCACCCTGCTCCACCTGACGCTCGAGCGGCGGGAGAACCTGCGCATCTACGGCGGCGTGCGCTTCGGTGGCACGCTCACCATCGACGACGCGTGGAGGATGGGCTTCGACCACATCGCGATCGCGGCGGGCGCGGGCAAGCCCACCATCATCGGGATGAAGAACAACCTCATCCGGGGCATCCGCAAGGCGAGCGACTTCCTCATGGCGCTGCAGCTCACGGGCGCCTTCAAGCGCGACTCGCTCACCAACCTCCAGGTGCGCCTGCCGGCCATCGTCATCGGCGGCGGCCTGACGGGCATCGACACCGCCACGGAGCTGATGGCGTACTACCCGGTGCAGGTGGAGAAGACGCTGGACCGGCACGACAAGCTGGTGGCGGAGCTGGGCGAGGAGGCCGTGCTGGCGCGCCTGGACGCCGAGGAGAAGTCCACCTACCTCACCTTCCTGGAGCATGGCCGGGCGGTGCGCAGCGAGCGCGAGGCCGCCAAGGCCGAGGGCCGGGCCCCGGACTTCATCCGGCTGGTGCGCGCGTGGGGGGGCGTGAGCCTCGTGTACCGCCGGGGACTGACCGAGTCGCCCGCCTACCGGCTCAACCACGAGGAAGTGGCCAAGGCGCTGGAGGAAGGCATCCGCTTCATCGAGCGCATGAGCCCGGTGGAGGCGCTGCCGGACGAGAAGGGCGCGGTGAAGGCCATCCGCTTCGAGCGCATGGTGACGAAGGACGGCAAGCTGCGCGGCAGCGGCGAGTTCTTCGAGCTGCCCGCGCGCACCGTGTGCGTGGCGGCCGGCACGGCGCCCAACGTCACCTACGAGAAGGAATACCCGGGCACGTTCGAGCTCGACGAGAACCGCGAGTACTTCAAGAGCTACGAGCTGGCGGAGGGCCCCGAGGGCTTCACGCTCTCGCACGTGGAGCCGGTGGAGGACATCGCGGCGAAGGTGGGCTTCTTCACCTCGTACCGCCAGGGCGGGCACTTCATCTCGTACTTCGGCGACAACCACCCCACCTACGCGGGCAACGTGGTGAAGGCCATGGCGAGCGCGAAGGATGGCTACCCGGAGGTGGCGCGCCTGTACGCGAAGGAAGTGGCGGCGCTGGACTTCCAGGACGAGCTGGCCCAGGCGCGGCGGGACGAGAAGCTGGCGGCGCACTTCGCGACACTGGACGAGGCGCTGCTCGCGCACGTGGTGACGGTCAACCGGCTCACGCCCACCATCGTGGAGGTGGTGGTGAAGGCGCCCTTCGCCGCGCAGCACTTCGAGCCCGGCCAGTTCTACCGCCTGCAGAACTTCGAGCGGCTGGCGCCCGTGGTGGATGGCGTGCCCCTCACCATGGAGGGCCTGGCGCTCACGGGCGCGTGGGTGGACAAGGAGAAGGGGCTCATGGGCACCATCGTGCTGGAGATGGGCTCCTCCTCCCGGTTGTGCGCGGCACTCAAGCCGGGCGAGCCCGTGGCGTTGATGGGTCCCACGGGCGCCCCCACGGAGATCGCCCACAACGAGACGGTGCTGCTCGTGGGCGGTGGCCTCGGCAACGCGGTGCTCTTCTCCATCGCCCGTTCGCTCAAGACGGCCGGCTGCAAGGTCGTCTACTTCGCCGGCTTCCGTCACCGCACGGACGTCTTCAAGCACGAGGAGATCGAGGCCGCCACGGATCAGGTGGTGTGGTCGGTGGACGCGGGCGACCTCATCGAGACGCGGCGCCCCCAGGACTCGGCCTTCCGCGGCAACGTGGTGCAGGCGATGCTCGCCTACGCCAAGGGAGAGCTGAGCGCGCCCCCCGTGGCCTCGTTCAGCCAGGTGGATCGCATCATCGCCATCGGCTCGGACCGGATGATGCGGGCGGTGCAGGAGGCCCGGCACAACGTGCTGCAGCCCTACCTCAAGCCCGACCATGAGGCGATCGGCTCCATCAACTCGCCCATGCAGTGCATGATGAAGGAGATCTGCGCGCAGTGCCTGCAGCGGCACGTGGATCCGAAGACGGGCAAGGAGACGTGGGTGTTCTCCTGCTTCAACCAGGATCAGCGCTTGGACGAGGTGGACTTCGCGAACCTGAACCAGCGTCTGCGCGGCAACACGGTCCTGGAGAAGATGTCGGACCTGTACCTGGCGCAGCTCCTCAAGAAGGTGCCCGGCCTGCGCCGCGTGTAG
- a CDS encoding glycosyltransferase family 4 protein codes for MAVHQLIPSFVAGDATGQAALHLQLLLRRLGHSGELYAAEVGTGLDSLAHPVSALRPAPEDLVLYHHGIASPLSSRLMHLPCRRGVVFHNISPASAYAGTPLAEALVAGRAQLAAMAPFVDVAIGVSDYNSAELREAGYRHVHTVPLFVEPSRFARQAADPAMLARLAGPGPVMLSVSRVAPHKRFEDLLALHAELLKPRPTARLLMVGGYEPGSRYFKSLQRTAKGLSGVHFLGRLDHAQLVAAYRSAQVFVSMSEHEGFGVPLIEAMAAELPVLAYGAAAVPETLGGAGIAFDEKRFSLLAELVVEVCDNRALREGLLAGQARRLEDFSAPASQAALAKALEAFARPTRRTAGARKKPRVGFVVQRYGEVTGGAERHAQQVVEQLAPHWDVTVLTTCAKNHLSWENVFPPGEQRDAAGARVLRFPVTRVRHIRPFNALSKQVFDRSNERLREEHWVAEQGPVVPGLLTHLDTHGADYDGFVFFTYLYAPTVWGLPLVADRSLLVPTAHDEPPIRFGVYADVFDRPAALLCNTPEEVALIDRYFPDHAPARVVGVGVDVPGTPEPQRFRDRHGIRNPYLLYVGRLEAGKGIPELLAHYRELRARFHDAPDLVLAGEAHMDLRGEGVHPVGRIGEQDKYDALAGALMVTVPSRFESLSLLTLEAFAAGTPVLVNGHSDVLVGQVERSGAGRSYTDLESFISGLREVGEQRARLSRNAKTFAARYTWPRVVDVYREEMDRIIREKSR; via the coding sequence ATGGCGGTCCATCAGCTGATTCCAAGCTTCGTGGCGGGAGACGCCACCGGACAGGCGGCGCTGCACCTGCAACTGCTCCTGCGTCGGCTGGGCCACTCGGGCGAGCTCTACGCCGCCGAGGTGGGCACCGGTCTGGACTCCCTCGCCCATCCGGTGTCCGCGCTGCGTCCGGCGCCGGAGGATCTCGTCCTCTACCACCATGGCATCGCCTCGCCGCTGAGCAGCCGGCTCATGCACCTGCCCTGCCGCCGCGGCGTCGTCTTCCACAACATCAGCCCCGCGAGCGCCTACGCGGGCACGCCCCTGGCCGAGGCGCTCGTGGCCGGACGGGCCCAGCTCGCCGCCATGGCGCCCTTCGTGGACGTGGCCATCGGGGTGTCGGACTACAACAGCGCGGAGTTGCGCGAGGCCGGCTACCGTCACGTGCACACCGTGCCCCTCTTCGTGGAGCCCTCGCGCTTCGCCCGGCAGGCGGCGGACCCGGCGATGCTCGCGCGGCTCGCGGGTCCGGGCCCCGTGATGCTCTCCGTGAGCCGGGTGGCGCCACACAAGCGCTTCGAGGACCTGCTCGCGCTCCACGCGGAACTCCTGAAGCCGCGGCCCACGGCGCGTCTGTTGATGGTGGGGGGCTACGAGCCCGGCAGCCGCTACTTCAAGTCCCTCCAGCGCACGGCCAAGGGGCTCTCTGGCGTGCACTTCCTCGGGCGGCTCGACCATGCCCAGCTCGTGGCGGCGTACCGCTCCGCGCAGGTGTTCGTCTCCATGAGCGAGCACGAGGGCTTCGGGGTCCCCCTCATCGAGGCCATGGCCGCCGAGCTGCCGGTGCTGGCCTATGGCGCGGCGGCCGTGCCCGAAACCCTCGGGGGAGCGGGCATCGCCTTCGACGAGAAGCGCTTCTCCCTGCTCGCCGAGCTGGTGGTGGAGGTCTGCGACAACCGCGCGTTGCGCGAGGGACTGCTCGCGGGTCAGGCGCGCCGCCTCGAGGACTTCTCCGCCCCCGCGAGCCAGGCGGCGCTCGCCAAGGCCCTGGAGGCGTTCGCGCGGCCCACGCGCCGGACAGCGGGCGCGAGGAAGAAGCCCCGGGTGGGCTTCGTGGTGCAGCGCTACGGGGAAGTGACGGGCGGCGCCGAGCGCCACGCGCAACAAGTGGTGGAACAGCTCGCGCCGCACTGGGACGTCACGGTGCTGACCACGTGCGCGAAGAACCACCTGTCCTGGGAGAACGTCTTCCCCCCGGGCGAGCAGCGGGACGCGGCCGGAGCGCGGGTGCTGCGCTTCCCGGTGACGCGCGTGCGCCACATCCGGCCCTTCAACGCCCTGTCCAAGCAGGTCTTCGACCGGAGCAACGAGCGGCTGCGCGAGGAGCACTGGGTGGCCGAGCAGGGACCGGTGGTGCCCGGCCTGCTCACGCACCTGGACACCCACGGCGCGGACTACGACGGCTTCGTCTTCTTCACGTACCTGTACGCGCCCACGGTGTGGGGCCTGCCGCTGGTGGCGGACCGGTCACTGCTCGTGCCCACGGCGCATGACGAGCCCCCCATCCGCTTCGGGGTGTACGCGGACGTCTTCGATCGCCCGGCGGCCCTGCTGTGCAACACACCCGAGGAAGTGGCGCTCATCGACCGCTACTTCCCGGACCATGCCCCGGCGCGGGTGGTGGGCGTGGGCGTGGACGTGCCGGGAACGCCGGAGCCCCAGCGGTTCCGTGACCGCCATGGCATCCGCAACCCGTACCTGCTCTACGTAGGGCGTCTGGAGGCGGGCAAGGGCATCCCCGAGCTGCTCGCGCACTACCGGGAGCTGCGCGCGCGCTTCCACGACGCGCCGGACCTGGTGCTCGCGGGCGAGGCGCACATGGACCTGCGCGGCGAGGGCGTGCACCCCGTGGGCCGCATCGGCGAGCAGGACAAGTACGACGCGCTCGCGGGCGCGCTGATGGTGACGGTGCCCTCGCGCTTCGAGAGCCTGTCGCTGCTCACGCTGGAGGCCTTCGCCGCGGGCACGCCGGTGCTGGTCAACGGACACTCGGACGTGCTCGTGGGCCAGGTGGAGCGCAGCGGCGCGGGACGCAGCTACACGGACCTCGAGTCGTTCATCTCCGGCCTGCGCGAGGTGGGTGAGCAGCGCGCCCGCCTGAGCCGCAACGCGAAGACCTTCGCCGCGCGCTACACGTGGCCCAGGGTCGTGGACGTCTACCGCGAAGAAATGGATCGCATCATCCGGGAGAAGAGCCGATGA
- a CDS encoding glycosyltransferase family 4 protein, whose translation MSIGPVAFDASLWDEPITGIGLYTHCLAEALGSLGVRLERYGARVSGEDPRGTLGRTAYVLGRLPQALRGSEARLYHALGNFNLPLVRTPGKPFVVTVHDVIPLLMPDTVSRAYRWQFQLWLARSVQVADRVLCVSACTRDDLLARHPEAADKVAVVYNGVDHVDRHGAEDATRALLDAWGLPERFVLYAGSLDVRKNVRLVLDALERLAARGRKVPLVLVGQRWFGSGEVETRVERLRARGHDIRSLGYQPESVFYELMRRATVFAFPSRYEGFGLPPLEAMRLGTPAIVSTTGASPEVCGEGAWAVRPEDAEGLSVAMERLMHSDAERRHWAEKGQRHAARFTWARCAADTLAAYEHVLRR comes from the coding sequence GTGTCCATCGGTCCTGTCGCTTTCGACGCGAGTCTGTGGGACGAGCCCATCACGGGCATCGGTCTGTACACGCACTGCCTGGCCGAGGCGCTGGGCTCGCTGGGGGTGCGCCTGGAGCGCTACGGTGCCCGGGTCTCGGGGGAAGATCCCCGGGGCACCCTGGGCCGCACCGCCTACGTATTGGGCCGGCTGCCCCAGGCGCTGCGCGGCTCGGAGGCGCGGCTCTACCACGCGCTGGGCAACTTCAACCTGCCGCTCGTGCGTACCCCCGGCAAGCCCTTCGTCGTCACCGTCCATGACGTGATTCCGCTGCTCATGCCGGACACGGTGTCGCGCGCCTACCGCTGGCAGTTCCAGCTGTGGCTCGCCCGGAGCGTCCAGGTGGCCGACCGCGTCCTGTGCGTGAGCGCGTGCACCCGGGATGACCTGCTCGCGCGCCACCCGGAGGCCGCGGACAAGGTGGCGGTGGTCTACAACGGCGTGGACCACGTGGATCGCCATGGGGCGGAGGACGCCACGCGGGCGCTCCTCGACGCGTGGGGCCTGCCCGAGCGGTTCGTGCTGTACGCGGGCTCGCTGGACGTGCGCAAGAACGTGCGTCTGGTGCTGGACGCGCTCGAACGGCTCGCGGCGCGGGGACGGAAGGTGCCCCTGGTGTTGGTGGGCCAGCGCTGGTTCGGCTCGGGGGAGGTGGAGACCCGGGTGGAGCGCCTGCGCGCGCGGGGGCACGACATCCGCTCCCTGGGCTACCAGCCGGAGTCCGTCTTCTACGAGCTGATGCGGCGGGCCACGGTGTTCGCCTTCCCATCCCGGTACGAGGGCTTCGGGCTGCCACCGCTGGAGGCGATGCGGTTGGGCACGCCCGCCATCGTGTCCACGACGGGGGCCTCGCCGGAGGTGTGCGGCGAGGGGGCCTGGGCGGTGCGGCCGGAGGATGCCGAGGGGCTGTCGGTGGCCATGGAGCGGCTGATGCACTCGGACGCCGAGCGCCGGCACTGGGCGGAGAAGGGACAGCGGCACGCGGCCCGTTTCACCTGGGCCCGCTGCGCGGCGGACACGCTCGCGGCCTACGAGCACGTCCTGCGCCGCTGA